A genomic stretch from Kineosporia corallincola includes:
- a CDS encoding alpha/beta hydrolase family protein yields the protein MIEKVVFPSSLGPRLAGVLEVPDGPVRGWGVFAHGFTLGKDSPAAARVCRRLAREGIGMLRYDNLGLGDSEGDWGDGSFTVKIDDTVQAAEFMKQRGTPVELLVGHSWGGATVIAAAHEAAGVRAVATIGAPVDPSRVERHYDAVVERVLTEGSAEWLIGGKALTLKRSFVEDVREADLRDRIHDLRLPLLVMHSPTDNTVGIENASEIFRLARHPRSFVSLEGSNHFLTGAGQADRAARIISAWADPYLSAGAGL from the coding sequence ATGATCGAAAAGGTGGTTTTCCCGAGTTCCCTCGGGCCCCGGCTCGCGGGCGTTCTGGAGGTTCCGGACGGCCCGGTGCGGGGCTGGGGCGTCTTCGCGCACGGCTTCACCCTGGGCAAGGACTCGCCCGCCGCCGCGCGGGTGTGCCGGCGGCTGGCCCGTGAGGGCATCGGCATGCTGCGCTACGACAACCTGGGCCTCGGTGACTCCGAGGGGGACTGGGGCGACGGCTCCTTCACCGTCAAGATCGACGACACCGTGCAGGCGGCCGAGTTCATGAAGCAGCGCGGCACGCCGGTCGAGCTGTTGGTCGGGCACTCCTGGGGCGGGGCCACGGTGATCGCCGCCGCCCACGAGGCGGCCGGGGTGCGGGCGGTGGCGACCATCGGCGCCCCGGTCGACCCCAGCCGGGTGGAGCGTCACTACGACGCCGTGGTCGAGCGGGTGCTCACCGAGGGCTCGGCCGAATGGCTGATCGGGGGCAAGGCCCTCACCCTCAAGCGCTCCTTCGTGGAGGATGTGCGCGAGGCCGACCTGCGCGACCGCATCCACGACCTGCGTCTGCCCCTGCTGGTGATGCACTCACCCACCGACAACACCGTCGGCATCGAGAACGCCAGCGAGATCTTCCGGCTGGCCCGGCATCCCCGCAGCTTCGTGTCGCTGGAGGGCTCCAACCACTTCCTCACCGGCGCCGGCCAGGCCGACCGGGCCGCGCGCATCATCAGCGCCTGGGCCGACCCCTACCTGAGCGCGGGCGCCGGTCTCTGA
- a CDS encoding helix-turn-helix transcriptional regulator encodes MDHRSEVREFLTSRRARISPQQIGLRTYGERRRVPGLRREEVARLAGLSIDYYTRLERGNLKGVSETVLEAISQALRLDRGEHDHLFDLARTANPSGARPTRAAVETPVRPELQFMLDAITAAPAFIANNRMDLVAANALAAAMYSVMFHGPGRPVNFSRHIFLDPAAPRFYPDWERAAWTNVAILRREAGRHPRDKRLADLVGELSVRSEAFRELWATHDVRRHYAGMKSFRHPEVGLLELNFQSLELDGDPGLTMTVYTATPGTPTAESLRLLASWAATEEPARLTNSH; translated from the coding sequence GTGGACCATCGATCCGAGGTGCGGGAGTTCCTGACCAGCCGCCGGGCGCGCATCTCGCCCCAGCAGATCGGGCTGCGCACCTACGGCGAGCGCCGTCGCGTGCCCGGGCTGCGCCGGGAGGAGGTGGCCCGGCTGGCCGGCCTGAGCATCGACTACTACACCCGGCTCGAACGGGGAAACCTCAAGGGCGTGTCCGAGACCGTGCTGGAGGCGATCTCCCAGGCCCTGCGCCTGGACCGCGGCGAGCACGACCACCTGTTCGACCTGGCCCGCACCGCCAACCCCTCCGGCGCGCGCCCCACCCGGGCAGCGGTGGAGACGCCGGTGCGGCCCGAGCTCCAGTTCATGCTCGACGCGATCACCGCCGCGCCCGCGTTCATCGCGAACAACCGGATGGACCTGGTGGCCGCCAACGCCCTGGCCGCCGCCATGTACTCGGTCATGTTCCACGGCCCCGGGCGGCCGGTGAACTTCTCCCGGCACATCTTCCTCGACCCGGCCGCCCCGCGGTTCTACCCCGACTGGGAACGCGCCGCCTGGACCAACGTCGCCATCCTGCGCCGCGAAGCGGGACGTCACCCGCGGGACAAGCGGCTCGCCGACCTGGTCGGCGAACTCAGCGTGCGCAGCGAGGCTTTTCGGGAACTATGGGCCACGCACGACGTGCGGCGCCACTACGCCGGGATGAAGAGCTTCCGGCACCCCGAGGTGGGGCTGCTCGAACTGAACTTCCAGTCGCTCGAACTCGACGGCGACCCGGGACTGACCATGACCGTCTACACCGCCACACCAGGAACACCGACCGCCGAATCGCTGCGGCTGCTCGCCTCCTGGGCGGCCACCGAGGAACCGGCCCGCCTGACGAACAGCCACTGA
- a CDS encoding XdhC family protein, translating into MLTDVWPFVEEQRHHGRDVVLARLVGRDGPGSRPLGATMAVTRNGSWRGSLSGGCVEGIVLRAATDVLEGREPHLMTVVVGDDLMPWEEAPACGGELQVLLTPAPGGRAYDAITQALHANEPLAVRVGLTAPFGWDTAPEASRLTAPGGFVEQLPTRPRLLLVGATDLAAELAALAGPLRFEVVVIDPRQAFVDSGALPAGTRTVLGWPDRWLAENPPRPDDAVVVLTHDPRIDDRGIRAALAGGAGYVAALGSRATHAQRMRRLGHLPGIGRLCGPAGLDLGGQSPAETALSILAEVVAARHGRAGGPLRTGDLPIRPPRGPVRVPSQN; encoded by the coding sequence GTGCTGACCGATGTCTGGCCCTTCGTCGAGGAACAGCGCCACCACGGCCGCGACGTCGTGCTCGCCCGCCTGGTCGGGCGGGACGGCCCCGGGTCCCGTCCGCTGGGCGCGACGATGGCGGTGACCCGGAACGGGTCCTGGCGCGGCTCGCTGTCGGGCGGATGCGTCGAGGGCATCGTCCTGCGCGCCGCCACCGACGTGCTCGAAGGACGCGAACCCCACCTGATGACGGTCGTGGTCGGCGACGACCTGATGCCCTGGGAGGAGGCGCCCGCCTGCGGCGGGGAACTCCAGGTGCTGCTCACACCGGCTCCCGGGGGGCGGGCGTACGACGCCATCACCCAGGCCCTGCACGCGAACGAACCGCTCGCCGTGCGGGTCGGGCTCACCGCGCCCTTCGGCTGGGACACCGCACCCGAGGCGTCCCGGCTGACGGCGCCCGGCGGGTTCGTCGAGCAACTGCCCACCCGCCCCCGGCTGCTGCTGGTGGGCGCCACCGACCTGGCCGCGGAGCTGGCCGCGCTCGCCGGGCCGCTACGGTTCGAGGTGGTCGTCATCGACCCGCGGCAGGCCTTCGTCGACAGCGGCGCCCTGCCCGCCGGCACCCGGACCGTGCTCGGCTGGCCGGACCGCTGGCTCGCGGAGAACCCGCCCCGCCCGGACGACGCCGTGGTCGTGCTCACCCACGACCCGCGCATCGACGACCGCGGCATCCGGGCCGCGCTCGCGGGTGGTGCCGGGTACGTCGCCGCGCTGGGCAGCCGGGCCACCCACGCCCAGCGGATGCGCCGGCTGGGGCACCTGCCCGGGATCGGGAGGCTCTGCGGTCCGGCCGGTCTCGACCTCGGCGGCCAGTCCCCGGCGGAGACCGCCCTGTCCATCCTGGCCGAGGTCGTGGCGGCGCGGCACGGCCGCGCCGGTGGGCCGCTGCGCACCGGTGACCTGCCGATCCGCCCGCCCCGCGGTCCGGTCCGGGTGCCGTCGCAGAACTGA
- a CDS encoding DsbA family oxidoreductase, which yields MAGAFGAAAEPITIDVWSDVVCPFCYLGDAHLQQAIDAFPHASSVVVRYHSFQLHPGAGKAMPADEYLVQGKGLSADQVHASHEHLAAQGARVGLDYRFPESLIANTRDAHRLIHFAKAAGREHEMVMRLFRAEFTEGLDVSDHAVLADLAEELGFSRDEVTRALNSDAFQADFEADVAAAQQMGINGVPFFVFDSKRAISGAQPVEMFRRALDLSWQDRVDKTA from the coding sequence ATGGCGGGCGCGTTCGGCGCGGCCGCCGAGCCGATCACCATCGACGTCTGGAGCGACGTCGTCTGCCCGTTCTGCTACTTGGGCGACGCCCACCTCCAGCAGGCCATCGACGCGTTCCCGCACGCGTCGTCCGTGGTGGTCCGCTACCACAGCTTCCAGCTGCACCCCGGTGCCGGGAAGGCGATGCCCGCCGACGAGTACCTGGTGCAGGGCAAGGGCCTGTCGGCCGACCAGGTGCACGCCTCGCACGAGCACCTCGCCGCCCAGGGCGCCCGGGTCGGCCTGGACTACCGGTTCCCCGAGTCGCTCATCGCCAACACCAGGGACGCCCACCGGCTGATCCACTTCGCCAAGGCCGCCGGGCGTGAGCACGAGATGGTGATGCGCCTGTTCCGGGCCGAGTTCACCGAGGGCCTCGACGTGTCCGACCACGCCGTGCTCGCCGACCTGGCCGAGGAACTCGGGTTCTCGCGCGACGAGGTGACCCGGGCGCTGAACAGCGACGCGTTCCAGGCCGACTTCGAGGCCGACGTGGCCGCCGCCCAGCAGATGGGCATCAACGGCGTGCCGTTCTTCGTGTTCGACAGCAAGCGGGCGATCTCCGGGGCCCAGCCGGTGGAGATGTTCCGCAGGGCACTGGACCTGTCCTGGCAGGACCGGGTCGACAAGACGGCGTGA
- a CDS encoding TetR/AcrR family transcriptional regulator, with product MSGTTPTPGAPRRADARRNAEGIRRAALDVFRSGGLTTPLDEVARAAGVSKGTIYHRFGSRRGLIDAVVDELVAERITGIVRAVDQLDDPLERFEQYLLAVWLLQFDEPAANDVLMRTLPESEPLTGLCERAQRFGSELLDDAQRSGVVRGDLTPDDLNHLILERGVVVRACGRQTREEYRRRLGFVLDGLRVPGHRASVGD from the coding sequence GTGAGCGGCACCACGCCGACCCCGGGCGCACCCCGGCGGGCCGACGCCCGGCGCAACGCCGAGGGCATCCGCCGGGCCGCGCTCGACGTGTTCCGCTCGGGCGGCCTCACCACCCCGCTGGACGAGGTCGCCCGGGCCGCCGGGGTCAGCAAGGGCACCATCTACCACCGGTTCGGCAGCCGCCGCGGGCTGATCGACGCGGTGGTGGACGAACTGGTGGCCGAGCGGATCACCGGCATCGTGCGGGCCGTGGACCAGCTGGACGACCCGCTGGAGCGCTTTGAGCAGTACCTGCTGGCCGTCTGGCTGCTCCAGTTCGACGAGCCCGCCGCGAACGACGTGCTGATGCGCACCCTGCCGGAGTCGGAACCGCTCACCGGCCTGTGCGAGCGGGCCCAGCGTTTCGGTTCAGAGCTTCTGGACGACGCACAGCGCTCCGGCGTCGTCCGGGGCGACCTCACCCCGGACGACCTCAACCACCTGATCCTCGAGCGCGGCGTGGTGGTGCGGGCCTGCGGTCGGCAGACCCGCGAGGAGTACCGGCGCAGGCTGGGTTTCGTGCTGGACGGGCTGCGGGTGCCGGGCCACCGGGCGTCCGTCGGCGATTAG
- a CDS encoding dienelactone hydrolase family protein, with translation MSPPPLTPERLRELLGPVPGAPADPGPRLHSETECDGYVRRHVSYDVPSGRASAFVCVPTGLTAPAPLVFCHHQHAGQYDLGKSEVCGLRGHPDQAYAAELAQRGFVTIAPDAIGFEDRNPAQGRNLGWFELSSRLVLGRTLLADCLQEISLALDHAVTLPEVDATRIGFIGHSYGGRMAMWAPAWDERITLSVSNCGCIPYRDSFTLDTGFQAEMVVPGFADGYDVEDVLALAPGCRFLLIATDEDRWSRGAWDIEANLRRREAGHVTVRHLSGGHVFPPQQRQLAYEWLEDLR, from the coding sequence ATGAGCCCGCCGCCGCTGACCCCCGAACGCCTGCGCGAGCTGCTGGGCCCCGTGCCTGGGGCACCCGCCGATCCCGGCCCGCGCCTGCACAGCGAGACCGAATGTGACGGCTACGTGCGCAGACACGTCTCCTACGACGTCCCCTCGGGCCGCGCCTCCGCGTTCGTCTGTGTGCCCACCGGCCTCACCGCGCCCGCACCCCTGGTGTTCTGCCATCACCAGCACGCCGGGCAGTACGACCTGGGCAAGAGCGAGGTCTGCGGCCTGCGCGGCCACCCCGACCAGGCCTATGCCGCCGAACTGGCGCAACGCGGATTCGTCACGATCGCCCCCGACGCCATCGGCTTCGAGGACCGAAACCCTGCCCAGGGGCGCAACCTCGGCTGGTTCGAGCTCTCCTCACGCCTGGTGCTGGGCCGCACCCTGCTGGCCGACTGCCTCCAGGAGATCTCCCTGGCCCTCGACCACGCCGTCACCCTGCCCGAGGTGGACGCCACCCGGATCGGGTTCATCGGCCACTCCTACGGCGGCCGCATGGCCATGTGGGCGCCCGCCTGGGACGAGCGCATCACGCTGAGCGTGTCCAACTGCGGCTGCATCCCCTACCGCGATTCCTTCACCCTCGACACCGGTTTCCAGGCCGAGATGGTCGTGCCCGGTTTCGCGGACGGGTACGACGTGGAGGACGTGCTGGCCCTCGCACCCGGGTGCCGGTTCCTGCTGATCGCCACCGACGAGGACCGCTGGAGCCGCGGCGCCTGGGACATCGAGGCGAACCTGCGACGGCGCGAGGCCGGCCACGTCACGGTGCGGCACCTGAGCGGAGGGCACGTGTTTCCGCCACAGCAGCGGCAATTGGCCTACGAATGGCTCGAAGACCTGCGCTGA
- a CDS encoding DUF6055 domain-containing protein yields the protein MNHRSVRQTRTWLPLLIALVVIGGVFIIQTRPAAAANKAVYIPAGWKQTGEVPWSEDRSKESTNFKLLWGEKSGTEPESASADYRFDPDSILTQLEDLYSFYMDDMEFTPEDGLLAEYKIVVIVTNTWNRTELSDWATGGSVDGKVGVINIDPDAALPGSWGLAHELAHVFQNYTFLGESGQGFTDASAGTFWETSAEFMAMQALPTTAAGDLSRWLRSENLYYSSSRHHYGNWMLMQYIKDRDGLAMFNKIWNEAEDDEHPLETYRRITGITQAELNRRVGEYATRTVTYDFGNQDTLKPFIEDVYGAGFLNNAYNGGGVEAVDASLGHYRINSRMAPSDYGFNQIKLVPDTDGGKVSLRLRGHDETGATGWTFGLVAVKNGTPRYSELHTGVDGRIDFQLEAGESEVWLVTTATPDSVPHYGFLDGYDKALRYPYEFRVQGATPSGFDSGYTKPAATDGGHWHSNGGGWVGPDATVSASAYVGPNAAVYSGTVSGNARIEGLGWVNGGTVTGDAVVKDNALIQAGASLSGDIVVGGDAEFGIACSSGTYLAFDTERGCDGKAGETDVNPSFTAFDSAELAL from the coding sequence TTGAACCACCGCAGCGTGCGGCAGACCCGCACCTGGCTCCCCCTGCTGATCGCGCTGGTCGTGATCGGCGGGGTCTTCATCATCCAGACCCGTCCCGCTGCCGCGGCCAACAAGGCCGTCTACATCCCGGCCGGCTGGAAACAGACCGGCGAGGTGCCCTGGAGCGAGGACCGGTCGAAGGAGTCGACCAACTTCAAGCTGCTGTGGGGCGAGAAGTCCGGCACCGAACCGGAATCCGCCTCCGCCGACTACCGGTTCGACCCCGACAGCATCCTCACCCAGCTCGAAGACCTGTACTCGTTCTACATGGACGACATGGAGTTCACCCCGGAGGACGGGCTCCTGGCCGAGTACAAGATCGTCGTGATCGTCACCAACACCTGGAACCGCACCGAGCTCAGCGACTGGGCCACCGGCGGTTCGGTCGACGGCAAGGTCGGCGTCATCAACATCGACCCCGACGCGGCGCTGCCCGGTTCCTGGGGCCTGGCACACGAACTCGCGCACGTGTTCCAGAACTACACCTTTCTCGGTGAGTCCGGCCAGGGCTTCACCGACGCCTCCGCGGGCACGTTCTGGGAGACCAGCGCCGAATTCATGGCCATGCAGGCACTTCCCACCACGGCCGCGGGCGACCTCAGCCGCTGGCTGCGCTCCGAGAACCTCTACTACAGCTCCAGCCGCCACCACTACGGCAACTGGATGCTGATGCAGTACATCAAGGACCGCGACGGCCTCGCCATGTTCAACAAGATCTGGAACGAGGCGGAAGACGACGAGCACCCGCTCGAGACCTACCGGCGCATCACGGGTATCACGCAGGCCGAACTGAACCGGCGCGTGGGTGAATACGCCACCCGTACGGTCACCTACGACTTCGGCAACCAGGACACGCTGAAACCGTTCATCGAAGACGTCTACGGTGCCGGCTTTCTCAACAACGCCTACAACGGCGGCGGGGTCGAGGCGGTCGACGCGTCGCTCGGGCACTACCGCATCAACTCCCGCATGGCCCCGTCCGACTACGGTTTCAATCAGATCAAGCTGGTGCCCGACACCGACGGCGGCAAGGTCTCGCTGCGGCTGAGGGGCCACGACGAGACCGGCGCCACCGGCTGGACGTTCGGCCTGGTCGCGGTCAAGAACGGCACGCCGCGCTACTCGGAGCTGCACACCGGCGTCGACGGCCGCATCGACTTCCAGCTGGAGGCCGGTGAGAGCGAGGTCTGGCTGGTCACCACCGCCACCCCCGACAGCGTGCCGCACTACGGCTTCCTCGACGGCTACGACAAGGCCCTGCGCTACCCGTACGAGTTCCGGGTGCAGGGCGCCACCCCGTCCGGTTTCGATTCCGGCTACACCAAACCGGCGGCCACCGACGGCGGGCACTGGCACTCCAACGGCGGCGGCTGGGTCGGCCCGGACGCCACCGTGTCGGCCTCGGCCTACGTGGGCCCCAACGCCGCGGTCTACTCCGGCACGGTCAGCGGCAACGCCCGCATCGAGGGCCTGGGCTGGGTCAACGGCGGCACGGTCACCGGAGACGCGGTGGTGAAAGACAACGCGCTGATCCAGGCGGGCGCCAGCCTGTCCGGCGACATCGTGGTCGGCGGCGACGCCGAGTTCGGCATCGCGTGCAGCTCGGGCACCTACCTCGCCTTCGACACCGAACGCGGGTGCGACGGCAAGGCCGGCGAGACCGACGTCAACCCGTCGTTCACCGCCTTCGACAGCGCGGAGCTCGCGCTCTAG
- a CDS encoding ATP-binding protein, translating to MGDGIAARWERFLGGLDAAVQRRVHLRDQSLAQGETPAGDVSALLGSRLAVVEAWNGAPVLFGQLDRALDTLAGAAGLSRFEADLLAVLVAADVDPSLAVALDQLRPSGSPAERPTVGPVLEVLGVANVEPAVRAGLRAGGALHRAGLLRVHGAGPFMGRTLVLPDRVTGHLLGDHEPDAVLHPVLLHAVPLEWPGGEQISRYWQEGAGLVWVHGPLGDAGLSMAAGAAARHGLEVTAVDLSRAATDQQSVLVDAAVLETVLRGGVLVVTGLATDQTGQADPSGQAVPAVLHRLAAARIPAVVVSDTAWDPRWASWLPPTVPAPRLGEEQRRALWSARMGEGAKDPGQWRDLLALRVTPEEIHAVVDLTRLTTGEPTAADLLGTARRLSDQAGVMRRCDVTLDDLVLPSSTRSGLEEMISWGRHRDAVLAQGPLMGKGRGRGIAALFAGGSGTGKTLAAQAVAGSLGLDLYQVDLAAVVDKYIGEAEKRLARIFATAERLNCVLFFDEADALFGARTAVQDAHDRYANLEVSYLLQRLEQFDGLVVLATNLRGNLDAAFTRRLHFVLHFPEPDEDGRMSLWDSHLRHVAEFDTEDPVNTVVLSSVEGVTGGVIKNAVLAAAFAAHHDAQGRVGQRHLATALERELRKMGRRSTAVGRGADLAVSSAVPSVGARS from the coding sequence ATGGGGGATGGGATCGCCGCGCGCTGGGAACGTTTTCTGGGTGGCCTGGACGCGGCCGTGCAACGCCGGGTGCACCTGCGCGACCAGTCGCTGGCCCAGGGGGAGACCCCGGCGGGGGACGTCTCCGCGCTGCTGGGCAGCCGGCTGGCCGTGGTCGAGGCGTGGAACGGGGCGCCGGTGCTGTTCGGTCAGCTCGACCGGGCGCTGGACACGCTCGCCGGGGCGGCCGGGCTGAGCCGGTTCGAGGCCGACCTGCTGGCCGTGCTGGTCGCGGCCGACGTGGACCCGTCGCTCGCGGTGGCGCTGGACCAGCTGCGTCCCTCCGGGAGCCCGGCCGAGCGGCCGACGGTGGGGCCGGTGCTGGAGGTGCTCGGCGTCGCGAACGTCGAGCCGGCCGTCCGCGCCGGGTTGCGCGCGGGCGGGGCCCTGCACCGGGCCGGGCTGCTGCGGGTGCACGGCGCCGGGCCGTTCATGGGCCGCACGCTGGTGCTGCCCGACCGGGTGACCGGTCACCTGCTCGGCGACCACGAGCCGGACGCCGTCCTGCATCCGGTGCTGCTGCACGCCGTTCCCCTGGAATGGCCGGGTGGCGAGCAGATCTCGCGCTACTGGCAGGAAGGCGCGGGCCTGGTCTGGGTGCACGGGCCGCTCGGCGACGCGGGCCTGTCGATGGCCGCGGGAGCGGCGGCCCGGCACGGGCTGGAGGTGACGGCCGTCGACCTGTCCCGGGCCGCGACCGACCAGCAGAGCGTTCTGGTGGACGCCGCGGTGCTGGAAACGGTTCTGCGCGGCGGTGTCCTGGTGGTCACCGGACTGGCGACGGACCAGACCGGGCAGGCCGACCCGTCCGGCCAGGCCGTTCCCGCCGTGCTGCACCGGCTCGCGGCGGCGCGCATCCCGGCGGTCGTGGTCTCGGACACCGCCTGGGACCCCCGGTGGGCCTCCTGGCTGCCGCCGACGGTCCCGGCGCCGCGGCTGGGCGAGGAGCAGCGCCGTGCCCTCTGGTCCGCCCGGATGGGCGAGGGCGCAAAGGATCCCGGCCAGTGGCGTGACCTGCTGGCCCTGCGGGTGACGCCGGAGGAGATCCACGCGGTCGTCGACCTGACCCGGCTCACCACCGGCGAGCCGACGGCGGCCGACCTGCTGGGCACGGCCCGGCGGCTCAGCGACCAGGCCGGCGTGATGCGCCGTTGCGACGTCACGCTCGACGACCTGGTTCTCCCGTCGTCCACCCGTTCCGGTCTGGAGGAGATGATCAGCTGGGGTCGCCATCGCGACGCCGTGCTGGCTCAGGGTCCGCTGATGGGCAAGGGGCGCGGGCGGGGCATCGCCGCGCTGTTCGCGGGCGGTTCGGGCACCGGGAAAACCCTTGCGGCCCAGGCCGTCGCCGGAAGTCTCGGGCTGGACCTGTACCAGGTGGACCTGGCCGCGGTGGTGGACAAGTACATCGGCGAGGCGGAGAAGCGCCTGGCCAGGATCTTCGCCACTGCCGAAAGACTCAACTGCGTGCTGTTCTTCGACGAGGCGGACGCGTTGTTCGGCGCACGCACCGCGGTGCAGGACGCCCACGACCGCTACGCCAACCTGGAGGTCTCGTACCTGCTGCAACGGCTGGAGCAGTTCGACGGCCTGGTGGTGCTGGCCACCAACCTGCGGGGCAACCTGGACGCGGCCTTCACCCGGCGGCTGCACTTCGTACTGCACTTTCCCGAGCCCGATGAGGACGGGCGGATGTCGTTGTGGGACAGTCATCTACGGCACGTTGCGGAGTTCGACACCGAAGACCCGGTGAACACCGTCGTGCTCTCGTCGGTAGAGGGGGTGACCGGGGGCGTGATCAAGAATGCCGTACTGGCGGCGGCTTTCGCGGCGCATCACGACGCGCAGGGCCGGGTCGGGCAACGTCACCTGGCCACGGCCCTGGAGCGTGAGCTGCGCAAGATGGGTCGCCGCAGCACCGCCGTGGGCAGGGGCGCCGATCTCGCCGTGTCTTCCGCGGTGCCCTCCGTCGGCGCCCGGTCGTAG
- a CDS encoding DUF4255 domain-containing protein encodes MPLTALERALQNWLRTELPLPEDVGDVSFESPEGTWGTSISRPTVNLFLFDIARGAQQSVPLPPRRGADGVLVQERPAPSMCFWYLLSAWGGGVREEHQLLGDAVKAVLRTSFLTVPDDVPDLVGPVALTLAESGQTRGRELWGNLGGKLRASFVLGATTAVTLDRTRPVAPSVELVRVGAVQGLSGDEDSADPAGRRFVWFGQNRQRGRDQG; translated from the coding sequence ATGCCGCTCACCGCACTGGAACGTGCGCTCCAGAACTGGCTGCGCACCGAGCTCCCGCTGCCCGAAGACGTCGGTGACGTCTCGTTCGAGAGTCCCGAGGGGACCTGGGGGACGTCGATCAGCCGGCCAACGGTCAACCTCTTTCTGTTCGACATCGCCCGCGGCGCACAGCAGTCCGTGCCGCTGCCGCCGCGCCGGGGCGCCGACGGTGTGCTGGTGCAGGAACGGCCGGCCCCCTCGATGTGCTTCTGGTACCTGCTGAGCGCCTGGGGCGGGGGTGTGCGCGAAGAGCACCAACTGCTGGGAGACGCCGTGAAGGCCGTTCTGCGCACGTCGTTCCTGACCGTGCCCGACGACGTCCCGGACCTGGTCGGGCCGGTTGCGCTGACACTGGCCGAGAGCGGGCAGACGCGGGGCCGGGAGCTGTGGGGCAACCTCGGTGGAAAGCTCCGGGCGTCCTTCGTTCTCGGTGCCACCACGGCCGTCACGCTCGATCGCACCCGGCCGGTCGCACCGTCCGTGGAGCTGGTGCGGGTGGGGGCGGTGCAAGGGCTCTCGGGTGACGAGGATTCGGCCGACCCGGCCGGCCGGCGGTTCGTCTGGTTCGGCCAGAACCGCCAGCGGGGGCGGGATCAGGGCTGA
- a CDS encoding COG1470 family protein encodes MIVEVTPATLIHRPGQPTELTVRIENVRDVIAGVAVRVLGADPDWAVIDEPEVSLFPGESRTVAVTLLLPEGFPAGLHQVTVQVRETGVPHECVLCPVSVEVPGHEMLLLTLKPHLVHGGKEARFGLRAENTGNTVISRPLTGQDEEGGLSFAFDPGRVELAPGEEARLSVTVSRRRPLTGMPRPHLFSVYADARTAEERRLGVPLDGLSAQGAFLQNARISRTVLALGCTVTAMVLVIAIGVGAAYAILKKNDVDQEHTDSRLAAVSDPGSHAPRIGAEKCPCWFTGRVEVVGDGFRVTSDSSDRSWTAEKARLMKKLRVSVYPADDPGHPVWAKPPDEQGNWSAELAESGDYLIRFGGADLVPTWYSQVTDAAAARVVTARGGDTETSVNGVTTLPPMLVGVARGSVTVTLNLDDPTGAEVQILAGENTAVPCALVADATSPDGDAVYVARDLPTPGSYIIAVSKKGHTSEAVPIELDNGENRDADTVTLVTDPRKVASDVHNPLCLPNGDGS; translated from the coding sequence ATGATTGTCGAGGTCACCCCGGCCACGCTGATCCACCGGCCCGGGCAGCCCACCGAGCTGACCGTGCGGATCGAGAACGTGCGCGACGTCATCGCGGGCGTCGCCGTGCGGGTGCTGGGCGCCGACCCGGACTGGGCCGTGATCGACGAGCCCGAGGTGTCCCTGTTCCCCGGGGAGTCGCGCACCGTCGCCGTCACGCTGCTGCTGCCCGAGGGGTTTCCGGCCGGGCTGCACCAGGTCACCGTCCAGGTGCGCGAGACCGGGGTGCCGCACGAGTGTGTCCTGTGCCCGGTGAGCGTCGAGGTGCCGGGGCACGAGATGCTGCTGCTGACCCTGAAGCCGCATCTGGTGCACGGCGGCAAGGAGGCCCGCTTCGGGCTGCGGGCCGAGAACACCGGCAACACGGTCATTTCCCGGCCACTCACGGGGCAGGACGAGGAGGGCGGCCTGAGCTTCGCGTTCGATCCCGGTCGGGTGGAGCTGGCGCCGGGGGAGGAGGCGCGGCTGTCCGTCACCGTGTCGCGACGGCGCCCGCTGACGGGAATGCCGCGGCCGCACCTGTTCTCGGTCTACGCGGACGCCCGCACGGCGGAGGAACGCCGGCTGGGCGTGCCGCTCGACGGCCTCTCCGCTCAGGGCGCCTTCCTCCAGAACGCGCGGATCAGCCGCACGGTGCTCGCCCTGGGCTGCACCGTGACGGCGATGGTGCTGGTGATCGCGATCGGGGTGGGCGCGGCCTACGCGATCCTGAAGAAGAACGACGTGGACCAGGAGCACACCGACAGCCGTCTGGCGGCGGTGAGCGACCCGGGTTCCCACGCCCCGCGGATCGGCGCGGAGAAGTGTCCCTGCTGGTTCACCGGCCGGGTCGAGGTGGTGGGGGACGGGTTCCGGGTGACCTCCGACAGTTCGGACAGATCCTGGACCGCCGAGAAGGCGCGGCTCATGAAGAAGCTCCGGGTCTCGGTCTACCCCGCGGACGACCCCGGGCACCCGGTCTGGGCGAAACCGCCTGACGAACAGGGAAACTGGAGTGCGGAGCTGGCTGAGAGCGGCGACTACCTGATCCGCTTCGGCGGCGCCGACCTGGTGCCCACCTGGTACTCGCAGGTCACCGATGCTGCTGCGGCGCGGGTGGTCACGGCTCGCGGCGGTGACACGGAGACCTCGGTGAACGGGGTGACGACGCTGCCGCCGATGCTCGTCGGCGTCGCGCGCGGCTCGGTCACCGTGACGCTGAACCTGGACGACCCCACCGGTGCCGAGGTGCAGATCCTCGCCGGTGAGAACACCGCTGTGCCGTGCGCGCTGGTCGCGGACGCCACCTCGCCGGACGGCGACGCGGTCTACGTGGCCCGGGACCTGCCGACCCCGGGCAGCTACATCATCGCCGTCAGCAAGAAGGGACACACGTCCGAGGCCGTCCCGATCGAGCTGGACAACGGCGAGAACCGGGATGCCGACACCGTCACCCTGGTGACCGATCCCCGGAAAGTGGCGTCGGACGTCCACAATCCGCTCTGTCTCCCGAACGGTGACGGCTCGTGA